TATGCGAATCGCACTGCTCAGGGAAGCCGCGAGCCACGATCGCGCGGGCGTTGGAGCTCGGTGTCGAGGGCACCTCGCCGGGCGGCTGTACTCGCACGCATTTTTCGCGGGATGCCGCAAGCCACTGTCGATGCAATACCGGGCCGCTAGAAACGGGCCTATCGCATCAGCCGGCTGCAGGGAGTTCTCGATGACGATCTACGGGTATCACGCCTCACACGAGCAGGTCGCCCCGCGCGAGCTCCTCGCCTCGGTCAAGCGCGCCGAGCAGGCGGGCTTCGACGCGGCGATGTGCAGCGACCACCTCACCCCGTGGAGCGAGCGGCAGGCACACTCCGGCTTCGCCTGGTCGTGGCTCGGTGCGGCGTTGGAGGCGACGTCACTGACGTACGGGGTGGTCAACGCCCCCGGACAGCGGTATCACCCGGTCATCATCGCCCAGGCCATCGCGACCCTCGAGCAGATGAACCCCGGCCGGTTCTGGGCCGCGCTCGGGTCGGGGCAGGCCATCAACGAGCACATCACCGGCGACCGGTGGCCCGATAAGGACACGCGCAAGGCGCGGCTGCGCGAGAGCGTCGACGTGATCCGCGCTCTGCTCGCGGGTGAGGAGGTCACTCACGAGGGGCTGATCACCGTCGACCGCGCTCGCGTGTGGTCGCTTCCCGCCACCCCGCCGCCGCTGATCGGCGCCGCCATCACCGAGGCGACGGCCGGATGGGCGGGAGAGTGGGCCGACGGCCTCATCACCATCTCGCAGCCCCTCGATCAACTGCGTCGGGTGGTCGGCGCCTACCGCGACGCGGGCGGCCGCGGAGACGTGTTCATCCAGGCGCAGGTCAGCCTGGAGGACACCCGCGACAAGGCGCTCGCCGTGGCGCACGATCAGTGGCGCACGAACATCTTCCCGTCGCCGCTGAGCTGGGATCTGCCCACCGTGGAGCACTTCGACCAGGCCGCCGAACACGTGAGCCAATCCGCTGTGGCCGAGGCCGTCTTCTGCACCGCGGATGCCGGTGAGCTCGCCGAGCACCTGCACGCTTTCGAGTCGGTCGGTGCATCCCGCGTCTACATCCACGGTGTGACGCAAGACCAGGCCCGCTACATCGACCGTATGGGGGAGCAGGTGCTGCCGCAGCTGCGCGTGCCCGCGGGGACCGGCGTCTGAGCGCGATCTCGTCTTCGGTCGGGCGCGCGGACTCCGGGGAGCATCGCGAGACGGAGAGCGTGCGATGACCCCGCTCCGTCTCGTGACGCCGCGACGGGGGCCGCGAGCCAGAGCCGGTCTTCGCGATCGACGGACCGTGGGTCGGGTCGGCGCGGTCGTCAGGTGTCGAGGTTGAGCACCATCTCGCGGCGTCCGAGGGCGCGGTCCTGGTCTCGCCGGCGCAGGAGCTCGGCTCGTACGGCGCGGATGAAAGCGCTCATGACCGGGTTGGGCTGCCCTGACAGCCACACCATCGACAGGGGGGTCGCCGCCCACTCTTCTTGGATCGGAACGAAACGGACACCGGGGATCGGAATGTAGGACGACACCGACGGCATGATCGAGACGGCCAGCCCGCATGCAACGATGCTGAGCAGCGAGAGGTCGTTCGCTGCCCGCAACGGAATCCGCGGATTGAAACCCGCCCGGATGCACGCGGTCAGAATGCGGTCGAAGGCCTGCGGCGCGTCTTCCCGATGGAACGTCACGAAGTCTTCATCGGCGAGGTCGACGAGAGAAACGCTGTCGCGGCCGGCTATCGGATGGTCGGCGTGGACGGCGCACACGAGCGGCTCCATGCCGACGTAGTCCACCTCGAAGCGGTCGTCGATTCCCCAGACGCGCGTGAATCCGAAATCGATCGAACCGCGGGCGATGTCGGAGAGGACCGCCATTTCTTCGCTCTCCTCG
The DNA window shown above is from Microbacterium proteolyticum and carries:
- a CDS encoding TIGR03885 family FMN-dependent LLM class oxidoreductase; this translates as MTIYGYHASHEQVAPRELLASVKRAEQAGFDAAMCSDHLTPWSERQAHSGFAWSWLGAALEATSLTYGVVNAPGQRYHPVIIAQAIATLEQMNPGRFWAALGSGQAINEHITGDRWPDKDTRKARLRESVDVIRALLAGEEVTHEGLITVDRARVWSLPATPPPLIGAAITEATAGWAGEWADGLITISQPLDQLRRVVGAYRDAGGRGDVFIQAQVSLEDTRDKALAVAHDQWRTNIFPSPLSWDLPTVEHFDQAAEHVSQSAVAEAVFCTADAGELAEHLHAFESVGASRVYIHGVTQDQARYIDRMGEQVLPQLRVPAGTGV
- a CDS encoding LysR family transcriptional regulator, which encodes MEIRELTYFIAVAEDLSFTRAAARLQMTQPPLSQAIARLEKRLGTRLFERRARMAPRLTPAGHLLLAEGKRILQQIDQTEALLDSVVADVFPLRVGSNSSVLGGLLPTVVRDFRRTHPTVRLLIEESEEMAVLSDIARGSIDFGFTRVWGIDDRFEVDYVGMEPLVCAVHADHPIAGRDSVSLVDLADEDFVTFHREDAPQAFDRILTACIRAGFNPRIPLRAANDLSLLSIVACGLAVSIMPSVSSYIPIPGVRFVPIQEEWAATPLSMVWLSGQPNPVMSAFIRAVRAELLRRRDQDRALGRREMVLNLDT